Below is a window of Oncorhynchus clarkii lewisi isolate Uvic-CL-2024 chromosome 19, UVic_Ocla_1.0, whole genome shotgun sequence DNA.
aagagggcacaacaacacctcttcccccctcaggaggctgaaaagatttggcatgggcactcagaccctcaaaaagttatacagctgcaccattgagagcatcttcacTGGCTGCATCACGGCAACTGCTTGgtatctgaccgcaaggcgctacagagggtagtgcgtagtgcccagtacatcactggggccaagcttcctgacatccaggacctatataccagacagtgtcagaagaaggccctaaacattttcaaagactccagtcacccaagtaatAGACTGTTCAATATGGAaaaagtgcagtctcaaaaaccatcaggtgctatgatgaaactggctctcaagaggagcgccacaggaaaggaagacccatagttacctctgctgcagaggataagttcattagagttaccagcctcagaaattgcagtccaaataaatgcttcacagagttcaagtaacagacacatctcaacatccactgttcagaggagactgcatgaatcaggtcatcatggtcgaattgttgcaaagaaaccactactaaaggacaccaataagaagaagagacttgcttgggccaagaaacacgagcaatggacattagaccagtggagatctgtcctttggtctgattagtccaaatttgagatttttggttccaaccaccatgtctttgtgagacaaagagtaggtgaacggatgatctctgcatgtgtggttcccaccgtgaagcatggaggaggaggtgtgatggtgttgggggctttgttggtgacactgtcagtgattaatttagaattcaaggcacacttaaccagcacggctaccacagcattctacagcgatatgccatcccatctggtttgcacttagtgggactatcatttgtttatcaacaggacaatgacccaacacacctccaggctaagggctatttgaccaagaaggagagggattgagtgctgtatcagatgacttggcctccacaatcacctgacctcaacccaattgagatgatttgggatgagttggaccgcagagtgaaggaaaagcagcctacaagtgctcagcatatgtgggaactcctcccaatactgttggaaaagcattctaggtgaagctggttgagagaatgccaagagtgtgccaagctgtcatcaaggcacagggtggctactttgaagaatctaaaatagaaaatatattttgatttgttaaacacttttttggttacttatttcatagtttaaaatatatatatatatttaacttttatttaactaggcaagtcagttaataacaaattcttatttacaatgacggcctacaccggccaaacccggacggcgctgggccaattgtgcgccgccctatggaactcccaatcacggccggatgtgatacagcctggattcaaaccagggtgtctgtagtgatgcctctagcactgagatgcagtgccttagaccactgtgccaaatagtaaaaataaagaaaaacattgaatgagtaggtgtgtccaaactagaGACTGGTATTGTATTTATCTATATTATTTTGCTCATCTTTTCATACTTTTTAACTtggcattgttgggaaagggctcttaaagtaagcatttcacagttaactcgacacctgttgtattcagcgagtgtgacaaataaaattggatgatcatcttcaccaccaccacagaaacaAGGTTTGTCTATGCAATAAGCTATTTAACCACTCCTTGGAGAGGTTTTACTCAGAACACAACAATTTAATTTGTGTTCTTTTCATGAATATCCTCATTCAATTCATCTGTGCTTCACATTCCGATGATTATGCACATAAGGTGGTGTGGTGCTGATGGTGTCGTGAATGAAAGCATATTGCTGCAGTGATTTATATAGCGTGGTGTTGCATGTTGTTTATGGATACACAGCGCCATCTGGTTTCACTGCATGGCCTAGCACAACAGAGGGAGAATATTTGGCAATAAACCCGTGCACGGTCTAATTACAGGCCTGGCCATGCAGCACAACAGTGGGAGATGTACAATATTTGGCGATAAGCCCAAAAATGTTTATGACACTGCAAACATTTACAATACCACATTATATTCTGTATTAGACTATAACAATATAGCAATTACGCAAGACAACGGTTACATTTGTCATTACTCCCAGCAGgaatgtgtatatgtttgtgtgtgtgtgattgagagtCTATCTGGGGTCATCCACGGTCATCATGCTAACAAAGTCTTTGTAGAAGATGAGGTTCTTGTCAGGGTCCATTGCAGCTGACaacatctcctccatctcttcctgggTGAAGGGCTCTCCTGCAGAGAGGGACACATACCCACAATAGATCTTTGTCGATCCATTATACAGAGACAACCAAAACATTTGCTAACACAGCACCAAacactccatacacacacacacacacacacacacacacacacacacacacacagtattgatGGCAGTTGCCAGACTGCCTTTATAACCTCGAGGCTACTTCCACCCCCTAGCAGGGTTTCTCAAGGTTGATTCTGAGGAACCATTATATGCTGCATGTCACTCCAGCTGAGCATCCATTACATACTAATAAGTCATAAGTACATATGCTAGGTCCAAGGGAGCCAACACACTGGAAACTGGTAAGAATGAACACTAAAGTCAACATAGACTTTATATATCTCCCAGTATTGCTGTTCTGGGAGATATATAATCATATAATGCTTGTAGAGTGGATTGTTATCTGTCAGTGTCGGTCTGTCCAAACCTTGGACCACTAGAGGGCGTAATATCATCTTGCCTAACTGTTAATAAACATAACTGTTAATAAACAGTGACAAGATGTGATATATTTGTGACTTCAGGCCAATGATTCTGTGGTTGTATGTAAGGAGCTCTATGTTGCTTTCAACTTACCTTCCTGTGTCATGTACTTTGTGAGCTCCTCCAGTTCCAAATGTCCCTTTTTCTGCTTATCTAGAACCTgcaaatttgagatgttttttCCTCTTAGCAAATAAGACGATCATAGAGGGAACCCAAGGTATGATCCTATACAGTCTGCATTAGCCCAAGATTACTTATACAGGCTGCAATAGAGGGAACCCAAGGTAACctatacagttgtggccaaaagttttgagaatggcacaaatataaattttcacgaagtctgctgcctcagttggtatgatggcaatttgcatatactccagaatgttatgaagagtgatcagatgaattgcaattaattgcaaagtccctctttgccatgcaaatgaactgaatccccaaaaaacatttccactgcatttcagccctgccacaaaaagaccagctgacatcatgtcagtgattctcttgttaacacaggtgtgagtgttgatgaggacatggctggagatcactcatgctgattgagttcgaataacagactggaagcttcaaaaggagggtggtgcttggaatcattgttcttcctctgtcaaccatggttacctgcaaggaaacacgtgccatcatcattgctttgcacaaaaaaaagGCTTTGAAGGCaaagatattgctgccagtaagattgcacctaaatcaaccatttatcagatcatcaagaacttcaaggagagcggttcaattgttgtgtaggcttcagggcacccaagaaagtccagcaagcgccagaaccgtctcctaaagttgattcagctgcgggatcggggcccCACCAGTACAGTGCAGCACAGtggagtgcatctgcacgcacagtgaggcaaagacttttggaggatggcctggtgtcaagaagggcagcaaagaagccacttctctccaggaaaaacatcagggacaggctGATATTCTGAAAAGGGTACAGGGAatggactggggtaaagtcattttctctgatgaatcccctttccgattgtttggggcatttggaaaaaagcttgtcagtcaacagtaaagcatcctgagaccattcatgtgtggggttgcttctcagccaagggagtgggctcactcacaattttgcctaagaacacagccatgaataaagaatggtaccaacacatcctctgagagcaacttctcccaaccatccaggaacagtttggttacaaacaatgccttttccagcatgatggagcaccttgccataaggcaaaagtgataactaagtggctcggggaacaaaacatcgatattttgggtccatggccaggaaactccccagaccttaatcccattgagaacttgtggtcaatcctcaagaggcgggtggacaaacaaaaacccacaaagtctgacaaactccaagcattgattatgcaagaatgggctgccattagTCAGGATGttgcccagaagttaattgacagcatgctagGGAGGATTGCAGAGgacttgaaaaagaagggtcaacactgcataTATtgacttcatgtaattgtcaataaaagcctttgacacttatgaaatgcttgtaattatacttcagtattccatagtaacatctgacaaaaaaatatctaaagacactgaagcagcaaactttgtggaaattaatatttgtaacattctcaaaacttttggccacaactgtacagtcTGCAGGGAATTAACACAAGATTATCTATACAGTCTGCAATTGAGGGAATTAACCCAAGATTATCTATACAGTCTGTAATAGAGAGGATTAATCCAAGATAACCTACACAGTCTTCAATAGAGGGAATGAATCAAAGATAATCTATACAGTCTGCAATAGAGGGAATTAATCCAAGATAACCAACACACTCTACATACAGAACCTATACAGTCCATTACCTCAAAGGCCTGGAGCATCAGGTCCTCTGGGATGGGCCGGAACctgcagagtacacacacacatacacacacacacacacacacacacagataagaagttacagaacacacacaccttttacacacacacatacaatcgcATACAGAACATTACTGCAAGTAAGTCAACTATATCAATCATAGTATGTTTGTAAAAGGTGCTGCCAACAGAGTTTTTATCTATAACTGAGACCAGGCAGGAACAGGTTAGGGTCATTATGCATGTTTTATCAGGGAGTTACGACTACCTCTTATATTAGCTATACCTCCTCcttctggacacacctactctgtCTGTATTTGGAGTAGGATTTAGTTGCCCCCTACACTCTGTGGTAATCCGGGAGGTCTACCCTGTGGGTTGGTGATCGAGGGGAGGTACGTGCCGCGACGTTGGCTCCCTGTGCTGGGAGTACACGGTCTGGGTACCACGGCGCTGACGGTCCCAAGTAGAGATAATTAGGGGAGAATGCCAACCAGCTGTGCAGACCACATAAAGGGAGCACCGTGGCACAccgcgagggagacagagagagagaggagccacaTTTGAGAAGGGACAAACCTAGGTTATTTTGTTGTTATGTTAATTTTGTTGCCTAGTAAAGTCGTGTTTTCTGACTAgaacctccctgtctctgtgttcatctcGGCACGCTCAACCCAACACCCAACGGTTTACCACACATGGTGGAGAATACGGGCACCTCAGTAGCTTTGGGTGCCGTGGGGTCGAGCGTACGGAGATTGCCATGGAGGAACTGGTGGCTCAGTTTATACTCAGCCAACAGAAGCAACAGGCTTTCCAGAAGTCAGCGCTGGAGGAGCAGCACCAACAAAACAGACTGGTAACGGAGGTAGCCTAGTTGAAGGGTGGGATGGCTCATGAGTAAGGTCCAAATCAGTTTCTGGCTAAGTAAATGGAGGACGATGACTTGGAGACGCTTTTGTGCACCTTAGAGAGGACGGCACAGAGGGAAGGGTGGCCCAAGCCCGAGTGGGCCAGCCTTTTGGCACGCTATCTCTTCGGGAAGGCCCAGAAGGCCTACTTCGACTTGAACGCCGACCAGGCAGCAAATTATGAGAGACTCGAACGTGAGATTCTGAGCCGTTATTCATCCTCGCACGCCGTGCACAACTGGTCCATGACTGGGCCTTTGACTCCACAATCTCCCCTGCGCTCAGATGAGCGACCTGGTGCGCCTGACCAAGGGATGGCTACTGACCAACGTACCGTCCCTCCCGACAATCAATAAGGTACCTTCTGGCCCTCAGCACCTTCGGGCCCTGCCCTACTAGATGAGGAAGGCGATGAACCCCCAGAGCCTGGAGGAATTGCTGACTGCGGTGGAAACCTACCAGAACACCCAGGACTTGCTGAAAGGTGCCCGGGCGGAGAGAGTGGACGCAGGGAGGGGGAAGAAAAGCACAGAGGCGAGGGGCAGAAGGCGGCCCGTACGGAACCAGCCAAAGCTGCGAAGCGGGAGGTCAACCCGAACCGATGACGACATCCACTGCTGGACCTAGATCAGAGGCGCTGCTATGAGTGCGGCAAGCCAGGAGACATCGCATGGAGCTTCCCCGCCCGGGAGGAGTCCATGCCCTCCGcatcccccagctccggggtaatCCGGATGGCGAGTTGTGTCATCTCCTGTTGGGCGCACACCGAGACGGCCCCACCGATGGTTCCAGTATGAATCGATGGCGTCGACACCAGCGCTCTGCTGGACTCTGGCAGCATGGTGACCCTGGCCCAACCGCAGTGGCTCACACGAGAGGGAAAAGACGAACCGGGGGGCGAGGAGATGACAGTGTCCTGTATACATGGGACACGAAGAGGTACCCAACATTGCCGGTGCGGCTAACCACCCCAAGGGGGGAGTGCCAGATGCGCGTGGGGGCTGTTCCTAACCTGCCCTTGCCCATTCTCGTTAGAGATTGCCCTCTCTTCCAGACACTGTGGAGGAGGGACCTGGGGAGGCGTGCGCAAGGTAGGCAGGAGAGGAAAAAGGATggtcatctgcgcaatccactcCCCGCCACGAGAGGTGTCCACCGGGCCCGAGTCGGACCAGGAGGAGGGAGATGACCCAACGCCGGGAAGCAAGCCGTCGTCCGAGGAGGACCTCTGGCTCCACTTTATGGAGGTGGAGGCACTCGACGGACAGACCGAAACAGGAATCCTCACAGGCCAGTTCGGGACAGCCCAGTTAGAAGACCTCAACCTCCAGAATGCGAGGGGCCAGGTGATTGTGGTGGACGGCATGCTATTACCCGGGGTAACTGAGTGGCGCTACCCCTACTTCGACATCAAGCATAATTTATTGTATCAGGTAGTAAAGCACTATGGGGAGACAAAAGGAGCTCTTCCAATTATTCTTACGGTGGGTATTCCGCAGGAAGCAGATGCTGAAGAAGATCATCTCCTGTTGGGCGCACACCGAGACGGCCCCACCGATGGTTCCAGTATGAATCGATGGCGTCGACACCAGCGCTCTGCTGGACTCTGGCAGCATGGTGACCCTGGCCCAACCGCAGTGGCTCACACGAGAGGGAAAAGACGAACCGGGGGGCGAGGAGATGACAGTGTCCTGTATACATGGGACACGAAGAGGTACCCAACATTGCCGGTGCGGCTAACCACCCCAAGGGGGGAGTGCCAGATGCGCGTGGGGGCTGTTCCTAACCTGCCCTTGCCCATTCTCGTTAGAGATTGCCCTCTCTTCCAGACACTGTGGAGGAGGGACCTGGGGAGGCGTGCGCAAGGTAGGCAGGAGAGGAAAAAGGATggtcatctgcgcaatccactcCCCGCCACGAGAGGTGTCCACCGGGCCCGAGTCGGACCAGGAGGAGGGAGATGACCCAACGCGAGTCGTCGTCCGAGGAGGACCTCTGGCTCCACTTTATGGAGGTGGAGGCACTCGACGGACCGACCGAAACAGGAATCCTCACAGGCCAGTTCGGGACAGCCCAGTTAGAAGACCTCAACCTCCAGAATGCGAGGGGCCAGGTGATTGTGGTGGACGGCATGCTATTACCCGGGGTAACTGAGTGGCGCTACCCCTACTTCGACATCAAGCATCATTTATTGTATCAGGTAGTAAAGCACTATGGGGAGACAAAAGGAGCTCTTCCAATTATTCTTACGGTGGGTATTCCGCAGGAAGCAGATGCTGAAGAAGATCAtcgagagagacagggggcactGGGACAAGCTGCTGCCCCACCTGATGTTCTCGTGCGCGAGGTACCCCAAATGTCCACTTCTCCCCCTTTGAGCTCTTGTATGGCCGTCGGCCCCACGGACTGCTGGACCTAGCCAAGGAGGTCTGGGAGGAACAACCGACCCCCCTTCGCAGTGTGGTGGAAAAcatggaggagatgagggagaggatgacGGTGATTTGGCCAGTGGTGAGGGAGCACATGGCCCAGGCACAACGTACCCAGGAGCGTGTATACAACCAGGGGGCCCAACAACGAGAGTTCCACCCGGGTGAGAAGGTCTTGGTGCTGATCCCCAAAACGGAGAGCAAATTCCTGGCTACTTGGCATAGGCCCTACGACATCGTGGAGCGGGTAGGAGACATCAATTATAAGGTCCGCCAACCGGGGTGGAGAAAACCCCTTCAGCTTTACCATGGGAACCTACTGAAGAAGTGGTAGGAACGAGAGGCGCTGTGCTCAATGTGGACCCAGCCACAGCAGAACCCGCCCTCTCTCGAAGTTTCCATGGAGAAAGACCTCAGCCCAACCCAACAGCAAGCGCTTCGAGAGTTGGTCCAGTGGAATACGGCCATGTTCTCCGAGGTGCCAGCCGCACGGATCTCGTGGAACATCATATCCACACACGTCCGGGAGAAAAAGTGCGTGAACAGCCATTCTGGATACCAAAATCCCGGAGGGCAGCGGTCCAGTGGAAAGTGATGACAATGATAGAGATGGGGGCACTGGAGGAGTCCCACAGTGAGTGGTCTAGCCCTATGGTGCTGGTACCAAAACCAGACGGAACCGTCCGCTTCTGCAACAACTTCCGGGGCCTGAACGAGATCAGTGAATTCAGCGCCTACCCCATGCCCCAGGTAGACGAACTGGTCGACCGCTTGGGGAAGGCAAGATAAGTCAGCACCCTGGGCCTGACAAAGGACCTTCTCCCTGGAccatctccatctctaccacTACCGGGTCCTTCCTTTCGGGCTCCACGGGACTCATGCACTGTGTGTACGTTGCTGCTTATTTAGATTATATAATCGTGCACAGTGACAGTTGGGAGTCCCATCTCTGTAAGGTTACAGGCCGCGGTGGATGCGCTAAGGGATGCGGGGCTGACCGCAAACCCCCACAAGTGCAACCTGGGCTACGCCGAGGTGGAGTACCTGGGCTATCGAATCTggcaggataaaaaaataataacaaaaaaatcAACCAAGAGGCAGGTGAAGTCGTTCCTGGGGTTAGCAGGCTACTACAGTCGATTTGTACCTAACTTTGCCGCAATAGCTTCTCCCCTCACAGACATAACGAAGGCACACCTACCCCAGACGGTGCGATGGACGAAAGACACAGAGACGGCATTCCAGGCCCTGAAGGACACGCTATGTTCACCCACGGTACTCGTCACCCCGGGCTTCTCAACAGAcctcctggtccagacagacgCGTCTGAAACTGGGGTAGGGCCCGTCTTGTCCTTAGAGCAGTAAGGTGAGGAGCACCCTATCATGTATATCAGCAGGAAGCTCCTCCCGAGGGAGAAGTACTCGATTGTCGAGAAGGAGTGCCTCGTCGTGAAGTGGGCGCTGGACACCGTCAAGTATTACCCCCTCGGGAGGAATTTCACCCTGATTACTGACCATGCCCCCCTTGTGTGGATGGCAAGCAGTAAGGACACGAATGATCGCATCACCTGCTGGTTTCTGTCATTACAGcgtttctctttctctatcatcCACAGGTAGGGGGGACAGCACGGCAATGAGGACACCCTCACCACGGGGGGATGCAAACCTAGCCCTGGGAACACCTCTCTCCCAGTCAGGGCTAAGGGGGGAGGGCGGTGTGCAGTATCCCGGAAGTCTACCCCGGAGGTTGGTGATAGAGGGGAGGTCCGTTCCGCGAcattggctccctctgctgggagtACACGGGCTGAGCACCCCGACGCTGATGGCCCCAAGTAGAGGTAATTAGGGGAGAGTGCCAACCAGTCTGTAATGATTGTCTttgggtgaaagagaggaggaccaagatgcagcgtgatgATAATCCATATTTAATGGGAATActtaaacactgaacaaaaacaacaaaccgacaaaAGGAACTaagacgaaacagtcccgtaacgTGAACACTAAACACTGGAACACTGGAACAGGAACACAaaatacccacagaatatggctgcctaaatatggttcccaatcagagacaacgatagacagctaagacctctaattgagaaccaatctaggcaaccatagacgtACAAAAACAACTAGATAGGAAAacacccccataaacatacaaaacccctagacaagacgaaaacacatacatcacccatgtcacaccctgacctaaccaaaataacaaagaaaacaaagaatactaaggtcagggtgtgacacagtcATGCAGGCCACATAAAGGGAGCACTGTGGCACActgcgagggagacagagagaaaggcacGGAACCGAATCTGAGAAGAAGGACCAAGCCAAACTTAAGTTATTTTGTAATGTTTATTTTGTTGCCTAGTAAAGTCATGTTTTCTGACTAgaacctccctgtctctgtgttcatctctgcaCGCTTAACCCAACATCCCACGGTTTACCACAACTcttaaaaaaaaggtgctatctagaacctaaaatggttcttcagctgtccccataggaaaaccctttaaAGAACCATTGTTGGTTCCATATAGAATCCTTTCCactgagggttctacatggaacccaaaatggttctacctggaatcaaaaagggttctcctatgggaacagcaaaggacccttttggaaccattttttctTAGAGTGTAGACACTGATCTAAGCTAAGTGTTCTTACAGGTAGCAACAGAGGCAGTGTTTCCAGAAAAACCTACAGCACCAGTTCTAGGAATTCCTAGAAACTACCCAGACAGCCAGACAAGTCAAGTACAGTCAGATCCTCCAgtttgtctctgtctatctgagaTCAATGTGTTTCAACTGATTgtatgtctctctacctctcccgctctctctcctgtgttcttACATTGTCTGATACAGCCCCATGTAGCAGACTCTGTGCATGCCTCTTTCCAATGTTCTTACTTGCGCTCCATTAGAACCTTGGTCATGGTGGGGAGGAACTTCTCAAAGCGGATGTATCCTGTTGGCTCCTCCTCCTCAATCTAGGGGAAGAGTTTGTTCACAAATATTATGGTCTGAAATTGTAGCAAAATTTCTGGGGAATTTACTACATGTGAGTGTTGGTCCTTTTTTAAAACTTCTACATTAcgtttggataaaagcatctgctaaatgacatactgtatactattattatgttattatgtcTCTGATCAAAAGGATGCCC
It encodes the following:
- the LOC139374321 gene encoding dynein regulatory complex protein 8, translated to MAEDKESAEAIVSEVHKKIRAAFDVFDHEFNKTVDVREIGTIIRSLGCFPNEGELHDVIAEIEEEEPTGYIRFEKFLPTMTKVLMERKFRPIPEDLMLQAFEVLDKQKKGHLELEELTKYMTQEGEPFTQEEMEEMLSAAMDPDKNLIFYKDFVSMMTVDDPR